From Dermochelys coriacea isolate rDerCor1 chromosome 8, rDerCor1.pri.v4, whole genome shotgun sequence, the proteins below share one genomic window:
- the TGFBI gene encoding transforming growth factor-beta-induced protein ig-h3: MERGVLLLALAWALGVTVSGAAKSPYQQVLQHSRLRGRQHGPNVCAVQKLLGTNRKYYTNCKQWYQRKVCGKSTVISYECCPGYEKVPGEKGCPAALPLSNLYDTLGIVGASTTQLYSDSSNLRPEIEGPGSFTIFAPNNEAWAALPAEMLDSLVSNVNIELLNALRYHMVNRRVLTDELKHGTSLPSMYQNIDIQIHHYPNGIVTVNCARLLKADHHATNGVVHLIDKVIATTTNSIQQIVETNENLETLRAAVAASGLNTLLESDGQFTLLAPTNEAFEKIPQETLNRILGDPEALKDLLNHHILKSAMCAEAIIAGLSMETLEGTMLEVGCTGDELTLNGRPIIAEKDVLAVNGVVHFVNELLIPDSAKTLFELGKESDVSTSIDLFRQADLSSHLSGNERVTLLAPVNIVFKDGTPPMNRNTKNLLLDHILKEQLSSKYLYHGQKLETLGGKELRVFVYRNNLCIENVCIAAHDRRGRFGTLFTVDKMLTPPVGTVMDVLKADQRFSTLVAAIQSAGLMETLNRPGTFTVFAPTNEAFRAMPQGELNKLMGNAKELATILKYHIGDEILVSGAVGALVRLKSLQGDKIEVSTKNNVVNVNKEPVAETDIMATNGVIHAVNAVLQPPAFRPQERGDEPADPALEIFKQASALSKVSLRSARLAPVYSRLLARMKQ; the protein is encoded by the exons CCCTAATGTGTGTGCTGTGCAGAAGCTTCTTGGAACAAACAGGAAATACTACACAAACTGCAAACAGTGGTACCAGAGAAAAGTCTGTGGAAAATCAAC AGTGATCAGCTACGAGTGCTGCCCTGGATATGAAAAGGTACCTGGAGAAAAAGGCTGCCCAGCTG CATTGCCACTTTCAAACCTCTACGATACCCTGGGGATTGTTGGAGCCTCCACCACACAACTGTACTCCGACAGCTCTAACCTGAGACCAGAAATTGAAGGACCTGGAAGTTTTACAATCTTTGCCCCAAACAATGAGGCCTGGGCTGCTTTGCCTGCT GAAATGTTGGATTCATTGGTCAGTAACGTTAACATCGAACTGCTAAATGCTCTTCGCTACCATATGGTGAACAGACGGGTCCTAACAGATGAGCTGAAACATGGAACGTCCCTTCCTTCAATGTATCAGAATATTGATATTCAGATCCACCACTATCCTAACGGA ATTGTGACCGTGAACTGTGCCAGACTTTTGAAAGCAGACCATCATGCCACCAATGGAGTGGTCCATCTGATAGATAAAGTCATCGCCACCACAACGAACAGTATTCAGCAAATCGTTGAGACCAATGAAAATCTTGAAACTCTTCGG GCTGCTGTGGCTGCGTCTGGTCTTAATACCTTGTTAGAAAGTGATGGCCAATTCACACTCTTGGCTCCAACTAATGAAGCCTTTGAGAAGATCCCACAAGAAACACTGAACAGGATCCTTGGGGACCCGGAAGCTCTCAAAG ACCTGTTAAATCATCACATATTGAAATCAGCCATGTGTGCTGAGGCCATTATTGCCGGCTTGTCAATGGAGACGCTGGAAGGTACCATGTTGGAAGTAGGCTGTACTGGTGATGAACTCACCCTGAATGGAAGGCCTATCATTGCTGAAAAGGATGTCCTAGCTGTTAATGGTGTAGTACATTTTGTTAATGAGCTGCTGATTCCAGACTCAG ctaAAACTTTGTTCGAGTTAGGTAAAGAATCTGATGTTTCAACATCTATTGACCTTTTTAGACAAGCTGATCTCAGCTCTCATCTCAGTGGAAATGAGCGTGTGACGCTTCTTGCCCCAGTAAACATTGTGTTCAAAG ATGGGACTCCTCCTATGAACCGGAACACAAAGAATTTGCTTCTAGATCACATTCTTAAAGAACAGCTTTCTTCTAAATATCTTTACCATGGACAGAAGCTAGAAACTCTGGGTGGCAAAGAACTGAGAGTTTTTGTATACCGCAAT AACCTCTGCATTGAAAACGTCTGTATTGCTGCCCATGACAGGAGAGGAAGGTTTGGCACCTTGTTTACAGTGGATAAAATGCTGACTCCACCAGTAGGAACAGTCATGGATGTTCTAAAGGCAGACCAACGTTTCAG TACGTTGGTGGCTGCCATCCAATCAGCAGGTCTAATGGAGACATTAAATAGGCCAGGTACCTTCACGGTGTTTGCTCCAACAAACGAAGCTTTCCGAGCTATGCCACAAGGGGAACTGAACAAACTTATGG GTAATGCTAAAGAACTTGCTACTATTCTGAAGTACCATATTGGGGATGAAATCTTGGTCAGTGGAGCAGTTGGAGCTCTTGTGAGATTGAAGTCTCTGCAGGGTGATAAAATTGAAGTTAGCACT AAAAACAATGTAGTAAATGTCAACAAGGAACCTGTTGCCGAAACTGATATCATGGCCACTAATGGTGTGATTCATGCTGTGAATGCTGTCTTACAACCTCCAG CTTTTAGGCCTCAAGAAAGAGGAGATGAGCCTGCAGATCCTGCACTAGAAATCTTCAAACAGGCATCTGCATTATCCAAG GTTTCCCTGAGGAGTGCTCGGCTAG